From one Paeniglutamicibacter psychrophenolicus genomic stretch:
- a CDS encoding iron chelate uptake ABC transporter family permease subunit: MASPTPAAANPKKAQAVPGSPGPGGGQAGVMAGTGASGSAGNARANMRRTSLLVFFAAVLLLLALLSLAVGSKHIELAVLWQALLDPNDSADHAIIRDSRFPRAVLGILAGSALGIAGALVQSMTRNALAEPGILGVNAGASLAIVIAVGTFGINGFNGYVWFAFGGAVLATGAVYLVGMAGARSSDPVRLVLAGVALGAVLSGIGTALALVHPSAFDQLRAWTIGSLEGRSADVLAPLGIAVLVGFVLAGFTGRSLNALALGDDTALALGYKVGRARVLILLAVTVLAGAATAAVGAISFLGLMAPHLARRFSGPDARWMLAYTAVLAPIILLLADVLGRVVIPGELEAGVVCAFVGAPVLIMLARRKKPVAV, translated from the coding sequence GTGGCCAGCCCCACCCCCGCTGCGGCGAACCCCAAAAAAGCCCAAGCCGTCCCCGGGAGTCCGGGCCCCGGCGGCGGTCAGGCCGGCGTCATGGCGGGAACAGGGGCGAGCGGTTCGGCCGGCAACGCCCGGGCGAACATGCGACGCACGTCACTGCTGGTCTTTTTTGCGGCCGTGCTTCTGCTGTTGGCACTGTTGTCCCTGGCCGTGGGTTCCAAACACATCGAGTTGGCCGTTCTGTGGCAGGCCCTGCTGGACCCCAACGACTCCGCCGACCACGCCATCATCCGCGACTCCCGCTTCCCGCGCGCCGTCCTGGGCATCCTGGCCGGAAGCGCGCTGGGCATCGCCGGGGCGCTGGTCCAATCCATGACCCGCAATGCCCTGGCCGAACCCGGGATCCTGGGCGTGAACGCAGGCGCCTCGCTGGCCATCGTCATTGCCGTGGGCACCTTCGGGATCAACGGATTCAACGGCTACGTCTGGTTCGCCTTCGGCGGGGCGGTGCTGGCCACCGGGGCCGTGTACCTGGTGGGCATGGCCGGGGCACGTTCCAGCGACCCGGTCAGGCTGGTGCTGGCCGGAGTTGCCCTCGGCGCGGTGCTCTCCGGGATCGGCACGGCCCTGGCCCTGGTCCACCCCTCGGCCTTCGACCAGTTGCGGGCCTGGACCATCGGCTCCCTGGAGGGCCGCTCCGCGGACGTGCTGGCCCCGCTGGGAATCGCGGTGCTGGTGGGTTTCGTGCTGGCCGGCTTCACGGGCCGCTCGCTCAACGCCCTGGCCCTGGGGGACGACACCGCCCTGGCCCTGGGCTACAAGGTGGGCCGGGCGCGGGTGCTGATCCTGCTGGCCGTCACGGTGCTGGCCGGGGCGGCCACCGCCGCGGTGGGCGCGATCAGCTTCCTGGGGCTGATGGCCCCGCACCTGGCCCGACGCTTTTCCGGGCCCGATGCCCGCTGGATGCTGGCCTACACCGCGGTGCTCGCCCCGATCATCCTGCTGCTGGCCGACGTGCTGGGCAGGGTCGTCATCCCCGGGGAACTCGAGGCCGGGGTGGTCTGCGCCTTCGTCGGCGCCCCGGTGCTGATCATGCTGGCCCGCCGCAAGAAGCCGGTGGCCGTATGA